TCCATTGTACGGTTGCCTGTTTTCCGTTTGTTGTTATTTCCGAATGGAGATAATACGTTGTCCAGGCTGTATTTTCAGTAACGGTTGTCCGGATGAAATCAAACCGGTTAAGTCGCTTGAAATCAGCAGCCGTATTTGACCGTATTGCTTTGCGGATAAGGGTATCTGCATTCCAGGTACCCCCGTATTCAAATAATACAATATCAGGAGTACAGTGATTTTTTAAGCTGACAGAATCCCTGTTTGATAATGCCTCAAAAAAATTAATGACCGTTTGCTGCACTTCCTGCTGGTCTTTTGTAGATGGCTGTTGTGCATGCAGCAATACTGAAACAGCTATTGCAATGGAAAAAAGGGCTGTTTTCTTCATGGTATAGAACTTTTCCCGGGTATGTAAGATTTTGAAGTGACCGGATTGCAGTCTGCGATAAGTTGCTTTTCGAAAAATGCTGCTGATATGCTCAACTATTATTTTCTCTTGTTTATTACAAATAGCAATGCAGAAGAAATGCTGCACATCACTAAAGCGCCAATAATAAGGGAATTGTCTTTTTGTGAAATTCCAATAAAGAGGTCGCCAACCATCATTACTAAAAAGAAAATATATGCGATTGTCAGCATAGGGATTGATTTTTTAAATGTCGCAAAGCCAAAGATAAAACCAAGGGCAAATTGCCGGGCAGCCCACATATAAATCAAGTAATCCACGCCTTTTGCACTAAGGTCAACAGTCTCCAGAACCGATTGCGGTGAAAAGCATAATGCTAAACTCACCATAAGTTCAAGTAGTGCAAA
This sequence is a window from Chitinophagaceae bacterium. Protein-coding genes within it:
- a CDS encoding nuclear transport factor 2 family protein, encoding MKKTALFSIAIAVSVLLHAQQPSTKDQQEVQQTVINFFEALSNRDSVSLKNHCTPDIVLFEYGGTWNADTLIRKAIRSNTAADFKRLNRFDFIRTTVTENTAWTTYYLHSEITTNGKQATVQWMETVITVKENKRWKIKVLHSTLLKRS